Proteins co-encoded in one Vibrio aquimaris genomic window:
- the cmoM gene encoding tRNA uridine 5-oxyacetic acid(34) methyltransferase CmoM produces the protein MTEDRNFDDIAHKFAKNIYGSDKGEIRQVIVWEELEQLLSAINGSRKSLSVLDAGGGLAQISQKLAKLGHRITLCDISSEMLQLARQEIEKKGLLKQYRLVHSPVQSIGKHLQESVDVLMFHAVMEWLVDPQAALQYLLNKVKPGGAASIMFYNHHGLVYKNVVCGNIPHILDGMPHRKRFKLQPQRGLKPEEVYRWIEASGFEICGKAGIRCFSDYIGNREYMGDFQPQDVVALERKLCRQEPYLSMGRYIHVWAKKNRNDNG, from the coding sequence GTGACTGAAGATCGCAATTTCGACGACATCGCGCACAAGTTTGCAAAAAATATCTACGGGTCCGATAAAGGTGAAATACGCCAAGTGATTGTTTGGGAAGAACTTGAACAATTACTTTCCGCCATTAATGGTAGCAGGAAAAGTCTCTCTGTGCTCGATGCTGGTGGAGGATTAGCGCAAATTTCTCAAAAGCTAGCTAAACTCGGACATCGAATTACTTTGTGTGATATATCTTCGGAAATGTTGCAATTAGCTCGTCAAGAGATTGAAAAAAAAGGATTGCTTAAGCAGTATCGTTTGGTTCATTCCCCCGTGCAGAGCATAGGAAAGCATCTCCAAGAATCTGTTGATGTATTGATGTTCCATGCTGTGATGGAATGGTTAGTCGATCCACAAGCAGCTCTACAATACTTGCTGAATAAAGTAAAACCTGGTGGAGCTGCATCCATCATGTTCTATAACCATCACGGGTTGGTTTATAAGAATGTTGTGTGCGGCAATATCCCACATATATTGGATGGTATGCCGCATAGAAAGAGGTTTAAATTGCAGCCACAGAGAGGACTCAAACCAGAGGAAGTGTATCGATGGATAGAGGCGTCTGGTTTTGAGATTTGTGGTAAAGCCGGTATCCGATGTTTTAGTGATTATATTGGAAATAGGGAATACATGGGTGATTTCCAACCGCAAGACGTAGTGGCGCTTGAAAGAAAGTTATGTCGTCAGGAACCTTATCTATCAATGGGTCGCTACATACACGTATGGGCAAAAAAGAACAGGAATGATAATGGGTGA
- the torR gene encoding two-component system response regulator TorR — MGYHVLIVEDDAVTRSKLVGYFQHEGYQVFEAENGEEMRELIKSCSIDLVLLDINLPGEDGLLLTRELRSQSDIGIILVTGRTGHIDKIVGLEMGADDYVTKPFELRELVVRVKNLLWRIGSVRQAKSAASAHKLVRFAHWTFDIPRRSLTKEGKPVKLTKAEYELLVALSSYPNQVLSRERILNMISHRVEAPNDRTIDVLIRRMRAKMECDPKNPQLFVTVHGEGYMFAGE; from the coding sequence ATGGGTTATCACGTATTAATTGTCGAAGATGACGCAGTGACTCGAAGTAAATTGGTTGGCTATTTTCAGCATGAGGGTTATCAAGTATTTGAAGCTGAAAATGGTGAAGAAATGCGCGAATTAATCAAAAGTTGCAGTATTGACTTGGTGCTACTGGATATTAATCTGCCAGGTGAAGATGGACTTTTGTTGACTCGTGAACTTAGAAGCCAGTCAGATATAGGGATCATTTTAGTGACTGGGCGTACTGGTCACATAGATAAGATCGTTGGCCTGGAAATGGGAGCTGATGACTATGTGACCAAACCCTTTGAATTGAGAGAGTTAGTGGTTCGAGTCAAAAATTTACTCTGGCGCATAGGCTCTGTTCGCCAAGCAAAATCGGCTGCAAGCGCTCATAAGTTAGTTCGCTTTGCGCACTGGACATTCGATATACCAAGGCGCTCTCTAACAAAAGAAGGTAAGCCTGTGAAACTGACTAAGGCAGAGTATGAGCTGTTGGTGGCGCTATCTTCTTATCCCAATCAGGTACTAAGTCGTGAGAGAATTCTTAATATGATCAGCCACAGAGTTGAAGCACCTAATGACCGTACGATAGACGTTCTCATTAGACGGATGAGAGCCAAAATGGAGTGTGATCCTAAAAACCCTCAGCTATTTGTTACAGTGCATGGCGAAGGTTATATGTTCGCAGGAGAATAA
- the elyC gene encoding envelope biogenesis factor ElyC: MFELKKVVSSLLMPLPLMLMIGIIGLTLIMFTRKQKTGCFVVLFSFIGIFLISFQPIASRLLLPLERQYTAFFPVDGTIDYVMVLGSGHVVDDKIPPTSELSRTGLMRLSEGIRVMRMYPGSKLILSGYAGGSDVSNARMMAKVALALGVAKSDIILLETARDTWEEARQAAAFVKRKKLVVVTSASHMKRALNEFYSAGLKPYPAPTNYLAQRNVEQVWDKYSPKAVYLEQTEIYWHETLGLIWQTLRNWASNNDHKAGIASDNPVPDGDA; encoded by the coding sequence ATGTTTGAGCTTAAAAAAGTGGTGTCATCACTGTTAATGCCTTTACCACTCATGCTGATGATCGGGATTATCGGCCTAACACTCATTATGTTTACTCGAAAGCAAAAAACGGGGTGTTTTGTCGTTCTCTTTTCCTTTATCGGTATTTTTCTGATCTCTTTTCAGCCTATTGCATCAAGGCTTCTTCTCCCTCTCGAACGTCAATACACCGCATTCTTTCCAGTAGATGGCACCATAGATTACGTTATGGTTCTTGGTAGTGGGCATGTGGTAGACGATAAGATTCCCCCGACTTCCGAACTCAGCCGAACCGGCCTAATGCGACTTTCCGAAGGGATAAGAGTGATGAGAATGTATCCCGGTTCAAAATTAATTTTATCTGGGTATGCTGGGGGATCTGATGTCAGCAACGCTAGGATGATGGCAAAAGTAGCGCTAGCCTTAGGCGTTGCCAAATCCGATATTATTCTGTTGGAAACTGCGAGAGATACTTGGGAAGAGGCTCGGCAAGCTGCAGCATTTGTCAAACGTAAAAAGCTCGTTGTTGTGACATCAGCGAGTCATATGAAAAGAGCACTAAATGAGTTTTACTCTGCAGGATTAAAGCCCTATCCAGCACCAACTAACTATCTAGCTCAACGCAATGTAGAACAAGTCTGGGACAAATATTCGCCCAAAGCAGTGTACCTCGAACAAACTGAAATTTACTGGCATGAAACGCTTGGATTGATATGGCAAACTCTGCGCAACTGGGCTTCAAACAATGATCACAAGGCAGGAATAGCCTCTGATAACCCTGTACCTGATGGCGACGCCTAA